ataattatctgatccatatccgaatatctGAATCATctgtaatcctatataattttatataatatttattaatttttaaatatatataatattataaatatattattaacttgatttattatctatttaataatatctttgattctgtagtcataaagtttaattatctaacttatatttataattttatctatACTTCTAGTATTCgaattatatccatatctatttaaaataaatatggatataaattttgtaTCCAATAATATccgtatctatatttatattcgtTAGACAAAATAAATATGGCTATTGATGTATTGGTATCCATCCATATTCGATCTAGTTTTAGCCCTAGCTGAGAGTAGTATTAAACTCATTTGGTCTCTTCATAAGTGATGCCAGGTGAAAGGATATTTTAGTTTATGGCCCGACAATTTATACTAATGCAATAAATGGCTTCAAAGAGAAGTATGTGAGCAGCAAGTCTAaaagattatattttaatatattaattaaaaataataatattgttataaaaatgataatattaataatactgataatactataatattttaataaaaataatattttttaataaataatatttttagagtaTTAATATTATTGattctatatatattatattaacaaAATTATATTTTACTAAAAACTAATAAAAGAGTTTATtaacaaaataaatattttgcatattaataaaaatatattatttttaataaactatataattaataaaaaaattatattttagagatagtatattttttaaataaaaaagatattttctGCATCGTGCCATTTACATGCTAGTATATATATACTAAAATGAAGGTTCTACTTGTGTACAGCTCTCCATCTGCTATGTGCATGGCTATATTAATGATATCAATAATATGGTTTTTATTTTGCATAACAAAAAAAGCCTATTATATCCATTCTAATTAGTTATataatttaatatctaatatgtctaatatatataataaaatgaaTGCTCTGCTTATGGGGATCTCATCATGGGAGTGCTTATACTAATGATTGATGATATctgtaatatattttttatttagaacAATAAATAAAGCTCTTAGATTCTATTTaactatataatttattatttatttatgcatCTAATATATATGCATACGCTTGTGTAGAGCTATCCATTCATTCATCGTATAGATGTCTATATTAATGATGTCATTAGTATTGTCTTCATAATATTTGCTCAAATCAGACCAAAACAAAAGATATTAGAACTAAAAAAAATGCTTTTATTAGTCATTAATGGTAAAATAGGAAATGATTGATAATAACAGCTAAATGGTAATGTGTTTTCGTCATTATTTGTAAAATGTAATGGTATTTTCCATACCATCCTGAAAatgcaaattttagaaagattttttattcaaataatgaCTACTCCTCGCTTTATACCAGAGCGATTATAACAAAATAACACCTAAACAATTCAAATAATTGTTTTTATAACTAAAAACCATGACCTGGAATATTGTCTACAATGCACGGAAACAAAAAAGTGAAACatcaaccaaaaagaaaaaaacaaaagaaaataaaaaagtacaATATTCTTGGAGAAccctaaaaaaatctatttattgattGCCAAAATTGTTGGGTCCCTAAAATACTATCATTTCTTATTTCTTGTAGAGAGAGAGAGCGGGGGGGTCGTTGGGGCGAATATTCCAGAGACGAGGTATCAACAAGAAGGTCCAACACTGAGTGAATATGTGCACGTCGTTTGCTCCGCCGTCAGCCCTCCGGAACGTTACGACTTACGACCTCGAAAACCCCACCAACCCTGCCAGCCTGGCGAAAAGAGGTGACCACAGCGCGACCCCCTGACCTCACGCCGTCGTCACGAACTGCTGATTCCACCACGGCGGCAGAACCTCGTGACTGCTCACCGACCCTTGGCACCGCCGTACTCCCTCTATTTCCCCCATCCTCCACTCCCACGTCTCCCCCCTATCACCGTCCTCCTCCTCCGCCGATGGCGCCACCTCCGCCTCCgcctccccttcctcctctccCTCTGTCTCGGGTTCGATCAGATGCAACAAGAGCCGCCCGTCCTCGCGCGTGGTGGCGAAGATCTCTGGCCAATCGAAGGTCTTCAACTTGATCACCAGCCGTCCGTCCTTCCTCTCCGGCACCAGATATTTGCTCCGCCGCCCCCCATTCCCGACTAGCCAACTCAGCGGCGGTGGGAACACCCTCTCCTCCCTCCGCCCCCTGGATCTCCCCCTCCTGGATCTCCGGCCCGCCTCCGCCTCATCGGTGCCGGAAGAGCTCTCCTCCAGCTCCACCGCCGGCTCCTTTTCCCCCGCCATCACGCTGCCGTCGCAGCAGCTCTCGGACCCGAGACTCTCGGTGCAGAGCCCGAGGCCGTCGTCGTAGCAGCACTCGTGGAGGCCCCGGGCGCCGGGATCGGGCTTCGCCGGCGGCCTCCCTGAGCCCATCTTCTCCACCAGGTTCGCCGGCTTCGCCGTCTCCCCGGCAATGATCCTCAGCCCCTCGCCGTCGCGCGATGAAATACTCCGGCACCGCGACAGGGTCGGCGGCGGCGGAGCCACCGGCGGGGTCCGGCGTTCCCCTGGATCCGGAAACCCTAGCAAGGTATGTACGCTCTTACAAAAGCCTATGATCATTCCCCCTCCTTTTTTTgacaataaataaattaaaaaaaaaaacgaaaacaACTTCGAGGTCAGAATGTCATGGCATTGGAGTTTCGACGGGAAACGAAGACGGGACTGGGGATATATATAGGGCTGGGTGAGGatgattaattaatttaatttagtatAAAATGTTGAAGAGCAGTGGAATTTTACTAAAACGTGGGGAATAGGGATTTGTTGGGATTGGGATTGGGTTTGCGTTTGGGTGAGAGAACGAGCTGGAGATAAGGAACACAGAGATGTCCCAGCTGGCGCTGGACTGGCGTGAGGGATAGTACACGTGGATATATGTAGGGCCACTGGTTTTAAGTGGGTCCCATGGGTAATAAAAGGTGGGTCCCGGCGGTGGCACCTCAGACGAGATGGCACCGACTGCGGGAACGTTGGGCGAGGGCATCATAATCCGAGACCGGCTAATTATGGATAGATAATGATAATTAGGATTTGAATCTGTTTGGATTGTTTTGGCCACCTGTAATTTGGATTTGGACGGGAAAATACGCGATGCTTGGCTGTAAAGGTTGGTAGGAGTGTCCGGAAACAAGGGGCCGATGAACAGATTCCTGCTGCTTAGAGCATTTATTATGAGTGAAATGATTCTTAATATCGATACAAAATTCTATACGTGTGGTGGACATGAAAACAATTCAtggttcatcaaaaataaggaagaaaaatGCTTTGAATATCCCTGACAAAGCCTAGAGAGGGTGTAAGTTTATAAGTATGGTAAAACAAGTTCGAGCCATAATTTTTTGCGCAAAAGAAGGATCGATCTTCTTTCATGACATCGGTCGTCAGTTTGTAATCTATATAGATCTTAAAGTATTTCGAATCTTTCCATTCATTTATCTGtggagatctaaaaattatcattatGCGTTCTAATAATGGATTCATACAAAGGAGGATAAATCCTTCTTTCGATCGAAGGACACAAATCTATTTCTAATAAAAGGATTATATATATTAGATGCTTATCATTTGCAAAATACAGAGAGTTAGAAATGGACAATATTATCCTCTAATCTAAAATCCGTGATATCAATATCACAATGGATCAATCTTATCATGTATCGACAACATGCAAATACATAAGTACACTATCATTAAACGAAATTCCTACATTATTTGCCCCTGAAACCAATATAGgatgattttaaatttaaaacaaGATCCTGGCCAACCTCTAATGCTCTAAGATAGTGTTTGGTAGCCAAAATAGTATTTCTGAAATAGGAATACCAATTCTCCAGAATACCTATTCACCACTCCTATTTCAATTTTGTGTTTGGTCGGAAATCCGCGGGATCCACCGGGAATAAGGTGGTATTATTCCCCAATCTAGAATAAggcaaaattatttctcatgatgTATCTAGAATGAGCTGTTCCATGGTCTAACATGGAATAGTTTAAACCAAATAGAAGGGAATAAGGTGCAATTAATACACTTTTGATTGGAATTGCTAAACCCATAGGCTCCATCATCATTTTATAGTGTGTTTGAGGGAATAAGATGGAATAAGTGCTTATTCCATCTTATTCCTAGCAACCAAACACtacctaaaaaattttgaaactttaTTCTTTTACTGGACTGTAAGGGGGCAAAACTAGCATAGTGGTCTACAAATAATCTTAACTTAATGAGTTCATAAATGGTTGAAAACTTCCCAAGAAGATGATAGAAAACATATATTTGATACCAAAAGGATTTAATAAATTGATTTTTAatggtgaaaaaaaaaatgaaatcaaaGTTTCAAAGGTGTCACAGGGATGGTAAAGATCTAGTAATTGGTTTGAGTTGGCTCACTCATGCGAATATCCTTATTTGTCACATCATAAACTTCTCgtaattattttttatgtaattGTTAAATACTTACGATCAAAATATTAATATGATAGGGAGCGCCTATTAGTTGAGTTGGTAAAATCTGCTAGTACTCATGTACTTGACACAAgcaattaatttttatttgattggtTGGCAACACAGCCTATTACTCGGTGGAGCTTTAACTCCtactttctttgtaatttttctctaaaaagaaTCGTGGATTGATCAATGAAACATCATAAACCTTTTTACTTGATCATCTTGGTACTCAACTCAGGCTCTCACACTCCTTGCACTCCTTCCTTGATCCTTGTCGCCGCTTAACTCATCTCTCACGTATGGTATTGCATTACATCACACGTCCTATGCGATGATTACTGTTTATTATTTCAGCAATTTTGTACCAATCCAAATTTTCAAAAGACTACTTTCGAGACAAACTCATATTCTCCAAGAATATTAGGGAATCCCTTCCAGTGCCCGTTTGCTTTGCCCAATATGCCTCTTTTACATTAAATTACACGTTAATGCAGGATCTAATTAAATATTGTTACATGTAAATTGTTGTGAGGTCGAAGTTCTTCGTCGGTGGTGGAGCATTGTTCCAAAAATACTTGGAAATGTGATCCCACACTGCACCCTATTACTTCCAATCATTGTTTTCAATAATTAGGATTCTCTCAAACGTACGGGGATTGGATTCCCCACGGATGGTCTTCTGCAACAAAAGCAACAGAATTATCCAGCATCAgcttaaaaaattgaaaagaaaaaaaaaaaaaaacaagaattcGATAACATCGCGAACGCTGAGCAGCGGTGCTCCCTCGTTTCATATAACGTAGCGAGTGATGTACCGACCCCTTT
Above is a genomic segment from Elaeis guineensis isolate ETL-2024a chromosome 1, EG11, whole genome shotgun sequence containing:
- the LOC109505497 gene encoding uncharacterized protein — encoded protein: MIIGFCKSVHTLLGFPDPGERRTPPVAPPPPTLSRCRSISSRDGEGLRIIAGETAKPANLVEKMGSGRPPAKPDPGARGLHECCYDDGLGLCTESLGSESCCDGSVMAGEKEPAVELEESSSGTDEAEAGRRSRRGRSRGRREERVFPPPLSWLVGNGGRRSKYLVPERKDGRLVIKLKTFDWPEIFATTREDGRLLLHLIEPETEGEEEGEAEAEVAPSAEEEDGDRGETWEWRMGEIEGVRRCQGSVSSHEVLPPWWNQQFVTTA